The following proteins come from a genomic window of Melospiza georgiana isolate bMelGeo1 chromosome 3, bMelGeo1.pri, whole genome shotgun sequence:
- the ATRAID gene encoding all-trans retinoic acid-induced differentiation factor, with translation MSGAVRGFALLPLLLPLLLLPRAARGAAVCGLCPGPPRNGSIVSRFCESQRDAESDGRCCRERGPAPGLLLGLDLSNCSLQSVPPGLAEATAAFVLDLSENPLTAVPSASFRGFTQLQSLAVPPALECPGGSDAWQDVTVDRSSRLCQGQRNTCNSSEQLAWPCPENSVCAPDGPGLVQCLCEGPFHGYRCLREDTFPTLLFGGILGTATVSLSLLLWGTQRRKAKSP, from the exons ATGAGCGGGGCCGTGCGCGGGTTCGCGCTGttgccgctgctgctgccgctgctaCTGCTGCCCCGGGCCGCCCGCGGGGCCGCG GTGTGCGGGCTCTGCCCGGGGCCGCCGCGGAACGGCTCCATCGTGTCCCGGTTCTGTGAGTCCCAGCGGGACGCCGAGAGCGAcgggcgctgctgccgggagcggggcccggccccggggctgctgctggg GCTGGACCTGAGCaactgctccctgcagagcgTTCCCCCGGGACTGGCCGAGGCCACGGCTGCCTTCGTCCT GGACCTGAGTGAGAACCCGCTGACAGCCGTCCCCAGTGCTTCCTTCCGGGGCTTCACCCAACTGCAGAGCCT cgcGGTGCCGCCGGCGCTGGAGTGCCCGGGTGGGAGTGACGCCTGGCAGGACGTGACAGTGGACAGGAGCAGccggctgtgccagggacagaGGAACACCTGCAACAGCTCCGAGCAGCTTG cctggccatgtCCTGAAAACTCCGTGTGTGCCCCCGACGGGCCCGGCCTCGTCCAGTGCCTCTGTGAGGGTCCCTTCCATGGCTACAGGTGCCTGCGAGAG gacACGTTCCCGACGCTTCTCTTCGGAGGAATCCTGGGCACGGCCACCGTGTCGCTGTcgctgctgctgtggggcacGCAGCGGAGGAAGGCCAAGagcccctga